A portion of the Nitratidesulfovibrio termitidis HI1 genome contains these proteins:
- a CDS encoding Rne/Rng family ribonuclease, producing the protein MTTKKSKLRMFISVLPGEQVEVALAEEGAKENQVKEYYVEMVHQAKTKGNIYRGIINNVDTNLQAAFVNYGAEKNGFLQIDEVHPEYYNTPHDATKGKKYPLMQKVLKAGQEVLVQVVKEPTGSKGAFLTTYLSMPGRFLVLTPGREQIGVSRKVEDDEERGRLREMLEGLNPGPGLGVIVRTVSAGTSKTTLQRDLQFLKRLWKDIRKKGTEESAPCLIYKEPDLASRAVRDYLSDDVAEVWVDDEHTATLIEEYSSLLFPRKGSLVKVYKDQTRTLWERFGIQRQLEQIYAREVTLPSGGRLVFDQTEALMAIDINSGKISGKTNFESMALRTNMEAAETIAQQLKLRDIGGQVVIDFIEMRDRNHWREVEKILRNAMKNDRARHDVGKMSRFGLLQVVRQRTGSSALSITMETCPCCKGSGLRRNMEWQSLQALREIHRQLRALPHGTPTFLFETGAELAMHLLNHKRERLLDLERQFGVHLDIRPAR; encoded by the coding sequence ATGACAACGAAAAAGAGCAAGCTGAGGATGTTCATCAGCGTGCTGCCCGGCGAGCAGGTGGAAGTCGCCCTTGCCGAGGAAGGCGCCAAGGAGAACCAGGTCAAGGAATACTACGTGGAGATGGTCCACCAGGCCAAGACCAAGGGCAACATCTACCGCGGCATCATCAACAACGTCGATACCAACCTTCAGGCTGCCTTCGTCAACTACGGGGCCGAAAAGAACGGCTTTCTCCAGATCGACGAGGTGCACCCCGAGTATTACAACACCCCGCACGACGCCACCAAGGGCAAGAAGTACCCGCTGATGCAGAAGGTGCTGAAGGCCGGGCAGGAAGTGCTGGTGCAGGTGGTGAAGGAACCCACCGGCAGCAAGGGCGCGTTCCTGACCACCTACCTGTCCATGCCGGGGCGTTTCCTGGTGCTCACCCCCGGGCGCGAGCAGATCGGCGTTTCCCGCAAGGTGGAGGACGACGAGGAACGCGGCCGCCTGCGCGAGATGCTGGAAGGGCTGAACCCCGGCCCCGGCCTTGGCGTCATCGTGCGCACCGTCAGCGCGGGCACCAGCAAGACCACCCTGCAGCGCGACCTGCAATTCCTGAAGCGCCTGTGGAAGGACATCCGCAAGAAGGGCACCGAGGAATCCGCCCCCTGCCTGATCTACAAGGAACCGGACCTGGCCTCTCGCGCAGTGCGCGACTACCTCAGCGACGACGTGGCCGAGGTGTGGGTGGATGACGAGCACACCGCCACGCTCATCGAGGAATATTCCTCGCTGCTGTTCCCGCGCAAGGGAAGCCTGGTCAAGGTCTACAAGGACCAGACCCGCACCCTGTGGGAACGCTTCGGCATCCAGCGCCAGCTGGAGCAGATATACGCGCGCGAAGTCACCCTGCCCTCCGGCGGACGGCTGGTGTTCGACCAGACCGAGGCGCTGATGGCCATCGACATCAACTCGGGCAAGATCTCCGGCAAGACCAATTTCGAATCCATGGCCCTGCGCACCAACATGGAAGCGGCCGAAACCATCGCCCAGCAACTCAAGCTGCGCGACATCGGCGGCCAGGTGGTCATCGACTTCATCGAAATGCGCGACCGCAACCACTGGCGCGAAGTGGAAAAGATCCTGCGCAACGCCATGAAGAACGACCGCGCCCGCCACGACGTGGGCAAGATGAGCCGCTTTGGCCTGTTGCAGGTGGTGCGCCAGCGCACCGGCTCGTCCGCGCTGTCCATCACCATGGAAACCTGCCCCTGCTGCAAGGGGTCCGGCCTGCGCCGCAACATGGAATGGCAGTCGCTGCAGGCCCTGCGCGAAATCCACCGCCAGTTGCGCGCCCTGCCGC
- a CDS encoding radical SAM protein, producing MPLAHVFGPVASGRLGRSLGLDLLGGRVCSMDCLYCEVGTTDVHTCERAPYVPAPVLLDELARWRDAETAKHGPAPGGTNPAALVDHVTLGGSGEPCLNSDLARIIAGCRDILPGVPVAVLTNSTLLHRDDVRADLAGADVVLPSLDSLVESEFRALNRPCKGVTARGVADGLLGFARGFGGRIWLEVLLARGINDTADNLALLRDYVRQLAPHRVDVTTLSRPGASPRALPVGRDVLSLWSDELNMAAGCPQTAPAGHGPTVTVPDDGSCRAANTTDAEAPVPPVLHSMGAEALQEAVLRSITRRPQTAPQLAKALGAPLDAVRKALDGLTARGACAPVAETALPRDTDGEIFHAGRLPRNG from the coding sequence ATGCCCCTTGCCCACGTGTTCGGTCCGGTGGCCTCAGGCCGCCTTGGCCGTTCGCTCGGCCTCGACCTGCTTGGTGGTCGGGTGTGTTCCATGGACTGTCTGTACTGCGAAGTGGGCACGACCGACGTGCACACCTGCGAGCGGGCGCCCTACGTCCCGGCCCCCGTGCTGCTGGACGAACTGGCCCGCTGGCGCGACGCCGAAACCGCGAAGCATGGCCCCGCGCCAGGCGGCACAAACCCCGCCGCGCTCGTGGACCACGTGACGCTGGGCGGCTCGGGCGAACCCTGCCTGAACAGCGACCTTGCCCGCATCATCGCGGGCTGCCGGGACATTCTGCCCGGTGTGCCCGTGGCGGTGCTGACCAACTCCACCCTGCTCCACCGGGACGACGTGCGCGCCGACCTTGCCGGGGCGGACGTGGTGCTGCCCTCGCTGGATTCGCTCGTCGAATCGGAATTCCGCGCGCTGAACCGCCCGTGCAAGGGCGTGACCGCGCGCGGCGTGGCCGACGGCCTGCTGGGGTTCGCGCGCGGGTTTGGCGGGCGGATCTGGCTGGAGGTGCTGCTTGCGCGCGGCATCAACGACACGGCGGACAACCTCGCCCTGTTGCGTGACTACGTGCGCCAGCTGGCCCCCCACCGGGTGGACGTGACCACCCTGTCGCGACCGGGTGCAAGCCCGCGCGCCCTGCCCGTGGGCAGGGACGTGCTGTCCCTCTGGAGCGACGAGCTGAACATGGCCGCCGGGTGTCCGCAAACGGCACCGGCTGGCCACGGCCCCACGGTGACGGTACCGGATGACGGTTCCTGCCGTGCGGCAAACACGACGGACGCGGAGGCCCCCGTGCCCCCCGTCCTTCACAGCATGGGCGCGGAGGCTCTACAAGAGGCGGTACTGCGTTCCATAACGCGCAGGCCGCAGACCGCGCCGCAACTGGCGAAGGCCCTGGGGGCCCCGCTGGACGCGGTACGGAAGGCGCTGGACGGACTGACGGCGCGGGGCGCATGCGCCCCCGTGGCCGAAACGGCCCTGCCGCGCGATACGGATGGCGAAATTTTCCACGCCGGGCGTTTACCCCGCAACGGGTAG
- a CDS encoding tRNA (adenine-N1)-methyltransferase: MPAYGDLVILQSPRGKRYLRRVEEGNDLHCQEGVLPMADLAAAEYGTEIRTRQGVPFRVQRPTITDLVKGVKRQTQIIYPKDIAYICMRLGVGPGRTIIEAGSGSGSLTVALSWFSGPTGRVCTYEAREEFYKLCRRNLDWAGVGQNVTQFNRDIIDGFEQTDADALFLDVRTPWDYLHHVVRAVKPGAALGFLVPTVDQVSKLLHGMETGPFDDIEVCEILIRRWKPVADRLRPEDRMIAHTGFLIFARHQERSDEWDSFRTLGTRERKQEAARQERLAAARGAVDAADAAADDDAGFEE; the protein is encoded by the coding sequence ATGCCCGCATACGGAGATCTGGTCATTCTGCAAAGCCCGCGCGGCAAGCGTTACCTGCGCCGCGTCGAGGAAGGCAACGACCTGCACTGCCAGGAAGGCGTGCTGCCCATGGCCGACCTGGCCGCCGCCGAATACGGCACCGAAATCCGCACCCGGCAGGGCGTGCCCTTTCGCGTGCAGCGCCCCACCATCACCGACCTGGTCAAGGGCGTGAAGCGCCAGACCCAGATCATCTACCCCAAGGACATCGCCTACATCTGCATGCGCCTTGGCGTGGGCCCGGGCCGCACCATCATCGAGGCGGGCTCCGGCTCCGGCAGCCTGACCGTGGCGCTTTCGTGGTTCTCCGGCCCCACCGGTCGCGTCTGCACCTACGAGGCGCGCGAGGAATTCTACAAGCTCTGCCGCCGCAACCTCGACTGGGCAGGGGTTGGCCAGAACGTCACCCAGTTCAACCGCGACATCATTGATGGCTTCGAGCAGACCGACGCCGATGCCCTGTTTCTGGACGTGCGCACCCCGTGGGACTACCTGCACCACGTTGTCCGCGCCGTGAAGCCGGGCGCCGCCCTGGGCTTCCTTGTCCCCACCGTGGACCAGGTGTCCAAGCTGCTGCACGGCATGGAAACCGGCCCCTTCGACGACATCGAAGTCTGCGAGATCCTGATCCGCCGCTGGAAGCCCGTGGCCGACCGCCTGCGCCCCGAAGACCGCATGATCGCCCATACCGGGTTTCTCATCTTTGCCCGGCACCAGGAACGCTCCGATGAATGGGATTCGTTCCGCACCCTGGGCACCCGTGAACGCAAGCAGGAAGCCGCCCGCCAGGAACGCCTGGCCGCCGCGCGCGGCGCAGTTGATGCCGCTGATGCCGCTGCCGACGACGACGCCGGGTTTGAAGAATAA
- a CDS encoding ATP-binding cassette domain-containing protein encodes MNFTIQSLSKSYNGQDILSDFSLEVQSGVRLCVCGPNGCGKSTLLRIIAGVESADSGKVLLPKGCRLGYVQQELGDDVLDRPLLDWVLDVLPAWHDFWAEWEA; translated from the coding sequence ATGAACTTCACCATCCAGAGTCTCAGCAAGTCCTATAACGGACAGGATATCCTGTCCGATTTCTCGCTCGAGGTGCAGTCGGGCGTGCGGCTGTGCGTGTGCGGCCCCAACGGCTGCGGCAAGTCCACGTTGCTGCGCATCATTGCGGGCGTGGAATCTGCGGACAGCGGCAAGGTGCTGCTGCCCAAGGGCTGTCGGCTCGGCTACGTGCAGCAGGAGCTGGGCGACGACGTGCTGGACCGTCCGCTGCTGGACTGGGTGCTGGACGTGCTGCCTGCATGGCATGACTTCTGGGCGGAGTGGGAGGCG
- the abc-f gene encoding ribosomal protection-like ABC-F family protein translates to MNFTIQSLSKSYNGQDILSDFSLEVQSGVRLCVCGPNGCGKSTLLRIIAGVESADSGKVLLPKGCRLGYVQQELGDDVLDRPLLDWVLDVLPAWHDFWAEWEAATHAGDEAAIRRLGAKQAELEQVYGYNPEHRARAVLSGLGFAERKWSLPIRKLSGGWRERAKLARVLTAGADVLLLDEPTNHLDLEAVEWLEAFLMDYKGALVFVAHDRVFMDKVGTHVLYLGASKPLYRRGTFSQFVALQEEVEGQREREAQRLQEEIARKMDFVRRFRAKATKARQAGSRQKMAKKLEKELENYRPEQKRRELDFSWPEPARAEKTILSVVDLEYAFPDGTGLWPSLTFNIYRGQKIALAGPNGCGKSTLLKVIGGKLEKSGGTVVMGTLVRMGFFSQHQLETLNPSGTVLSEIRRLSDPRTTEEELMSVLGLFLLGQSYFERVVGELSGGEKSRLILATLFLARCNFLVLDEPTNHLDLESREALVEALQSYEGTILMVAHDRHLLSSVADEIWALSPGGIAVYEGGFDEYDAARRQQGDTGSLASGAGESRRDAPSLSRDDMKRIKREQAEQRNALYKELKPRQDAYAKLEKQLETSLAEQAEVEQTLADPAVYADSARTTELLKRFGELQRQGEELFEKMSELEAVIADLETRRAALTMEGA, encoded by the coding sequence ATGAACTTCACCATCCAGAGTCTCAGCAAGTCCTATAACGGACAGGATATCCTGTCCGATTTCTCGCTCGAGGTGCAGTCGGGCGTGCGGCTGTGCGTGTGCGGCCCCAACGGCTGCGGCAAGTCCACGTTGCTGCGCATCATTGCGGGCGTGGAATCTGCGGACAGCGGCAAGGTGCTGCTGCCCAAGGGCTGTCGGCTCGGCTACGTGCAGCAGGAGCTGGGCGACGACGTGCTGGACCGTCCGCTGCTGGACTGGGTGCTGGACGTGCTGCCTGCATGGCATGACTTCTGGGCGGAGTGGGAGGCGGCGACGCATGCCGGGGACGAGGCGGCCATCCGGCGGCTGGGCGCGAAGCAGGCGGAGCTGGAGCAGGTGTACGGGTACAACCCGGAACACCGGGCGCGGGCGGTGCTGTCGGGCCTTGGCTTTGCGGAGCGCAAGTGGAGCCTGCCCATCCGCAAGCTGTCGGGCGGCTGGCGCGAGCGCGCCAAGCTGGCCCGCGTGCTGACCGCGGGCGCGGACGTGCTGCTGCTGGACGAACCCACCAACCACCTGGACCTGGAAGCCGTGGAATGGCTGGAAGCCTTCCTGATGGACTACAAGGGCGCGTTGGTGTTCGTGGCGCACGACCGGGTGTTCATGGACAAGGTGGGCACGCACGTTCTGTACCTGGGGGCCAGCAAGCCCCTGTACCGGCGCGGCACGTTCAGCCAGTTCGTGGCCTTGCAGGAGGAGGTGGAGGGCCAGCGCGAGCGCGAGGCCCAGCGCCTGCAGGAAGAAATAGCCCGCAAGATGGATTTCGTGCGGCGGTTCCGGGCCAAGGCCACCAAGGCGCGGCAGGCGGGTTCGCGCCAGAAGATGGCCAAGAAGCTGGAAAAGGAACTGGAAAACTACCGGCCGGAGCAGAAGCGGCGCGAGCTGGACTTTTCGTGGCCGGAGCCTGCGCGGGCGGAAAAGACCATCCTCAGCGTGGTGGATCTGGAATACGCCTTTCCGGACGGCACGGGGCTGTGGCCCAGCCTGACCTTCAATATCTACAGGGGCCAGAAGATCGCGCTGGCCGGGCCCAACGGGTGCGGCAAGTCCACGCTGCTGAAGGTGATCGGCGGCAAGCTGGAAAAGAGCGGCGGCACGGTGGTCATGGGCACGCTGGTGCGCATGGGCTTTTTCAGCCAGCATCAGTTGGAGACGCTGAACCCTTCGGGCACGGTGCTCAGCGAAATCCGCCGCCTGTCCGACCCGCGCACCACCGAAGAAGAACTGATGAGCGTGCTCGGGCTGTTCCTGCTTGGGCAGAGCTACTTCGAGCGGGTGGTGGGCGAACTTTCCGGCGGTGAAAAGAGCCGCCTGATTCTGGCCACGCTGTTCCTGGCCCGCTGCAACTTTCTGGTGCTGGACGAACCTACCAACCATCTGGATCTGGAAAGCCGCGAGGCGCTGGTGGAGGCCTTGCAGAGCTACGAGGGCACCATCCTGATGGTGGCCCACGACCGGCACCTGCTGTCCAGCGTGGCCGACGAGATATGGGCGCTGTCGCCCGGCGGCATTGCGGTGTACGAGGGCGGGTTTGACGAATACGATGCGGCGCGCCGCCAGCAGGGCGACACCGGCAGTCTGGCGTCCGGCGCGGGCGAGTCCCGGCGCGATGCGCCATCACTTTCGCGCGACGACATGAAGCGCATCAAGCGCGAGCAGGCCGAGCAGCGCAACGCCCTGTACAAGGAACTGAAGCCCAGGCAGGACGCCTACGCCAAGCTGGAAAAACAGCTGGAAACGTCGCTGGCCGAGCAGGCCGAGGTGGAACAGACCCTGGCCGACCCGGCGGTGTACGCCGATTCCGCCCGGACCACGGAACTGCTGAAGCGGTTTGGCGAATTGCAGCGGCAGGGCGAGGAACTGTTCGAAAAGATGAGCGAGCTTGAGGCGGTGATCGCAGACCTTGAGACGCGGCGGGCGGCGTTGACCATGGAAGGGGCATAA
- a CDS encoding (deoxy)nucleoside triphosphate pyrophosphohydrolase: MSAVPSKAAGCDQDATAPSPARRIAVVAGILWAGERFLAVERPEGKPQAGFWEFPGGKIEPGETPADALARELREELGVTAVQATFWRTVRHDYPHLSVELHFFHVTGFTGTVTALEGHRFAWLTWDEAMRLPFLEADLPLVADLRDGPG, from the coding sequence ATGAGCGCGGTGCCGTCGAAGGCGGCAGGCTGCGATCAGGACGCGACCGCGCCGTCCCCCGCCCGGCGCATCGCCGTGGTGGCGGGCATCCTGTGGGCCGGTGAACGTTTTCTGGCCGTGGAACGCCCGGAGGGCAAGCCGCAGGCGGGATTCTGGGAGTTTCCCGGCGGCAAGATAGAGCCGGGCGAAACCCCGGCGGACGCCCTGGCCCGCGAACTGCGCGAGGAACTGGGCGTGACCGCGGTGCAGGCCACCTTCTGGCGCACCGTGCGGCACGATTATCCGCATCTGTCGGTGGAATTGCACTTCTTTCACGTGACAGGGTTCACCGGCACGGTCACCGCTCTGGAAGGCCACCGTTTCGCGTGGCTGACCTGGGATGAGGCCATGCGCCTGCCGTTTCTGGAAGCGGACCTGCCGCTGGTGGCCGACCTGCGCGACGGGCCGGGGTAG
- a CDS encoding DMT family transporter has translation MGQILWIVLALLAGATLPTQAGINAALQASWARHPALASLISFTVGTAALALYVLAARIPFPSVSTSSAWQWTGGLLGAFFVTVVTFLAPRLGATAMIALVLAGQMAASVTLDHFGLLGYPERPLGLVRFAGLVLVAVGVFLVRRF, from the coding sequence ATGGGACAGATACTGTGGATCGTGCTGGCCTTGCTGGCCGGGGCAACCCTGCCGACGCAGGCGGGCATCAATGCGGCATTGCAGGCCAGTTGGGCGCGGCACCCCGCTTTGGCCTCGCTGATTTCGTTCACCGTGGGCACGGCGGCGCTGGCCCTGTACGTGCTGGCGGCACGCATTCCGTTTCCTTCGGTATCCACATCGTCGGCGTGGCAGTGGACGGGTGGCCTTTTGGGCGCGTTTTTCGTCACCGTGGTCACCTTTCTGGCCCCACGCCTGGGGGCCACGGCCATGATCGCGCTGGTGCTGGCCGGGCAGATGGCGGCATCGGTGACGCTGGACCACTTCGGCCTGCTGGGCTACCCGGAGCGCCCGCTGGGGCTGGTGCGCTTTGCCGGGCTGGTGCTGGTGGCCGTTGGCGTCTTTCTGGTACGCAGGTTCTAG
- a CDS encoding aspartate-semialdehyde dehydrogenase, whose protein sequence is MSKERLVVAVCGATGAVGREMLNTLEQREFPAAEVIPFASARSAGNKVPFMGGELTVRELTEESFRGVDIALFSAGGSTSEKFAPHAVQAGCVVVDNSSAWRMDERCPLVVPEVNAHALAAHNGIIANPNCSTIQMVVALKPLHDAAKITRVVVSTYQAVSGTGQKAIDELEKQVRQMFNMQEPDVAVYPHRIAFNCLPQIDVFMDNDYTKEEMKMVLETVKIMEDPSVKVTATCVRVPVFYGHSESVNIETERKLSAKEARAVLAQAPGVRVYDNPAQKMYPMPIDAAGEDETFVGRIREDETIANGLNMWIVSDNIRKGAALNAVQIAEALVERDLLQVRDPQLFLR, encoded by the coding sequence ATGTCCAAGGAAAGACTTGTCGTCGCCGTGTGCGGGGCCACCGGGGCGGTGGGCCGCGAAATGCTGAACACGCTGGAACAGCGCGAATTTCCCGCGGCGGAGGTCATCCCCTTCGCCTCGGCCCGTTCCGCGGGCAACAAGGTGCCCTTCATGGGCGGCGAACTGACCGTGCGCGAACTGACCGAAGAATCCTTCCGGGGCGTGGACATCGCCCTGTTCTCGGCGGGTGGTTCCACCTCCGAGAAATTTGCCCCCCATGCCGTGCAGGCCGGGTGCGTGGTGGTGGACAACTCCAGCGCGTGGCGCATGGATGAGCGCTGCCCGCTGGTGGTGCCCGAAGTGAACGCCCACGCCCTTGCCGCGCACAACGGCATCATCGCCAACCCCAACTGCTCGACCATCCAGATGGTGGTGGCGCTGAAGCCGCTGCACGACGCAGCCAAGATCACCCGCGTGGTGGTTTCCACCTACCAGGCCGTTTCCGGCACCGGGCAGAAGGCCATCGACGAACTGGAAAAGCAGGTGCGGCAGATGTTCAACATGCAGGAGCCGGACGTTGCCGTGTACCCGCACCGCATCGCCTTCAACTGCCTGCCGCAGATCGATGTCTTCATGGACAACGACTACACCAAGGAAGAAATGAAGATGGTGCTGGAAACCGTGAAGATCATGGAGGACCCCTCCGTGAAGGTTACCGCCACCTGCGTGCGCGTGCCCGTCTTCTACGGCCATTCCGAGTCGGTGAACATCGAGACCGAACGCAAGCTTTCTGCCAAGGAAGCCCGCGCCGTCCTTGCGCAGGCCCCCGGCGTGCGGGTGTACGACAACCCCGCCCAGAAGATGTACCCCATGCCCATCGACGCGGCGGGCGAGGATGAAACCTTCGTGGGCCGCATCCGCGAGGACGAAACCATCGCCAACGGCCTGAACATGTGGATCGTTTCCGACAACATCCGCAAGGGCGCGGCCCTGAACGCCGTGCAGATCGCCGAGGCGCTGGTGGAGCGGGATCTGTTGCAGGTTCGTGACCCGCAACTGTTCCTGCGTTAA
- a CDS encoding aminotransferase class IV: MIPVLETDDYVTRLLSRERPGEAGIIAFYEHRVGAICRNPRLMLMPLDDHLAHRGDGIFESMKYLHRRIYQLDAHLERMRRSAAGLYLAPPCTWERLREIIIEVAKAGGEADGSIRVLVGRGPGGFGIDPAECPEPSLYVAAYHFTPKDEAWFDKGLTAFRSSIPAKQGYLARIKNANYLPNVLMTREAHERGMDVPFSFDDEGCLAETAIANVALVDATGTLVVPEFTNALAGTTVLRAVELAQGEVPVSFRKVREEELHTAREILVLGTSSDCVAVVAYEGRPVADGRPGPVSRRLRALLQGDLMGHGVPF; encoded by the coding sequence GTGATCCCCGTGCTTGAAACCGACGACTACGTCACCCGCCTGCTGTCCCGCGAACGCCCCGGCGAAGCGGGCATCATCGCTTTCTACGAGCACCGCGTGGGCGCCATTTGCCGCAACCCGCGCCTGATGCTCATGCCCCTCGACGACCACCTTGCCCATCGCGGCGACGGCATCTTCGAGAGCATGAAGTACCTGCACCGCCGCATCTACCAGCTGGACGCGCACCTGGAGCGCATGCGCCGCTCCGCCGCCGGGTTGTATCTTGCCCCGCCGTGCACGTGGGAGCGCCTGCGCGAGATCATCATCGAGGTGGCCAAGGCGGGCGGCGAGGCGGACGGTTCCATCCGCGTTCTGGTGGGGCGCGGCCCCGGCGGCTTCGGCATCGACCCCGCAGAGTGTCCGGAACCCAGCCTGTACGTGGCCGCCTACCATTTCACTCCCAAGGACGAGGCGTGGTTCGACAAGGGGCTGACGGCCTTTCGCAGTTCCATCCCCGCCAAGCAGGGCTATCTGGCGCGCATCAAGAACGCCAACTACCTGCCCAACGTGCTCATGACCCGCGAGGCGCACGAGCGCGGCATGGACGTGCCCTTCTCGTTCGACGACGAGGGCTGCCTGGCCGAAACCGCCATCGCCAACGTGGCCCTGGTGGACGCAACCGGAACCCTGGTGGTGCCGGAGTTCACCAACGCCCTCGCCGGTACCACCGTGCTGCGCGCCGTGGAACTGGCCCAGGGCGAGGTGCCCGTCAGCTTCCGCAAGGTGCGCGAAGAAGAACTGCACACCGCCCGTGAAATCCTGGTGCTGGGCACCAGCTCCGACTGCGTGGCCGTGGTGGCCTACGAAGGCCGCCCCGTGGCCGATGGCCGCCCCGGCCCGGTTTCGCGTCGGTTGCGGGCGTTGTTGCAGGGGGATTTGATGGGGCACGGGGTGCCGTTTTAG